Proteins encoded by one window of Vampirovibrionales bacterium:
- the ribD gene encoding bifunctional diaminohydroxyphosphoribosylaminopyrimidine deaminase/5-amino-6-(5-phosphoribosylamino)uracil reductase RibD, translating into MEDLRSDDVRSLEAYYMARCLTLAARATRRVSPNPRVGCVVLDAQGRKVSEGYHSEAGGPHAEVVALDRAGDRARGGTLFVNLEPCAHHGRTPPCVDRIIESGVERVVCGTLDPNPLVAGRGRDCLQNARISVRYGFLEDRCQALNEAFFQYIRTQRPFVTIKLAMTVDGRIADRVSRPARFTSPSSQQYVHYLRNEHDAILSTAETLLADNPRLTVRDWPMPGLAQPWRAILDRRGRLTPDAFHVFDAEADDAPPRAMVFTRPEAASGPYGERMRAHGVDVIAVADEGTGLDLREVFARLGERAVTSVMTEAGGRLAGRLLTRRLAHKLVLFYAPQALADPYAPSAFAATERILSLGDAPLTVTRARRLEGDWVVEALAQGAPRGVNIVRSYGPTPLGASPPSIAFAPMTSAAPPDSDAQAPFAKASSEISSETTAETADGAPSPDFASDSSSESPQDPHAEREAPVPQDALATAIP; encoded by the coding sequence ATGGAAGACCTTCGCAGCGACGACGTTCGCAGCCTTGAAGCGTATTATATGGCCCGGTGCCTGACACTGGCGGCGCGCGCCACGCGGCGCGTGAGCCCCAATCCGCGCGTGGGCTGCGTCGTGCTGGACGCTCAGGGACGCAAGGTTTCTGAAGGCTATCACAGCGAGGCGGGCGGCCCGCATGCCGAAGTCGTCGCGCTGGATCGCGCCGGCGATCGCGCGCGCGGCGGCACGCTGTTTGTGAATCTTGAGCCGTGTGCGCATCATGGCAGAACGCCGCCGTGCGTCGATCGCATCATTGAATCCGGCGTCGAGCGCGTGGTGTGCGGCACCCTCGATCCCAATCCGCTGGTGGCCGGGCGTGGGCGCGATTGCCTGCAGAACGCTCGCATTTCGGTGCGTTACGGTTTTTTAGAAGACCGCTGCCAGGCGCTTAACGAGGCCTTTTTCCAGTATATTCGCACGCAACGGCCGTTTGTGACCATTAAACTGGCCATGACCGTCGACGGGCGCATCGCCGATCGCGTCTCGCGGCCCGCGCGCTTTACCAGCCCCTCGTCTCAGCAGTATGTCCATTATCTGCGAAATGAACATGACGCGATTCTCTCGACCGCCGAAACCCTTCTGGCGGATAATCCGCGCCTGACCGTCCGCGACTGGCCGATGCCTGGGCTGGCGCAACCATGGCGCGCTATTCTTGATCGCCGGGGGCGGCTGACGCCAGACGCCTTTCATGTTTTTGACGCCGAAGCGGACGATGCGCCGCCGCGCGCGATGGTTTTCACCCGCCCGGAAGCTGCCAGTGGTCCCTATGGCGAGCGGATGCGCGCCCATGGCGTGGATGTCATCGCGGTGGCGGATGAAGGAACGGGTCTTGATCTGCGCGAAGTTTTCGCCCGTCTGGGTGAGCGCGCCGTCACCAGCGTCATGACCGAAGCCGGGGGGCGTCTGGCCGGTCGCCTGCTGACGCGGCGGCTGGCCCATAAACTGGTGTTGTTCTATGCGCCCCAAGCCTTGGCGGATCCCTACGCTCCGAGCGCGTTTGCCGCGACCGAGCGGATTCTGTCGCTGGGCGACGCGCCGTTGACGGTCACGCGCGCGCGCCGTCTGGAGGGCGACTGGGTGGTGGAGGCGTTGGCCCAAGGCGCGCCGCGCGGGGTGAATATCGTACGTTCCTATGGCCCGACGCCGCTGGGCGCGTCGCCGCCCTCCATTGCGTTTGCCCCCATGACGTCCGCCGCTCCGCCGGACTCGGATGCGCAAGCGCCTTTTGCAAAAGCATCTTCTGAAATATCTTCTGAGACGACCGCCGAAACCGCCGACGGCGCCCCCTCTCCTGACTTCGCTTCTGACTCGTCTTCTGAGTCCCCGCAGGACCCGCATGCTGAGCGGGAAGCGCCTGTTCCGCAAGACGCCCTGGCGACGGCCATTCCTTAG
- a CDS encoding septal ring lytic transglycosylase RlpA family protein, with protein MAVKNAPTEAGVYINDREVARFRSAFKGASALMRAKRMADGLYAHLSAQGDARAITPGLSGKTPVLRAGKADLAELDAQSAKLARQADERQLALIWANQIRQALGAPAISHGMPIASRSLITREETRTPVATSKAVSLDKFSASGGARLGSGMASWYGPGFHGRRCADGTRFDMNQLTAAHRSLPFGTLVRVRNTRTGKSVVVRVSDRGPFIAGRILDVSRGAAVALGMLGSGVAPVSIESVGKLSASVWRAATQNAGSASVARTSVKTAAPLALKVSPAPAIQPQLEVDARAVAQLAQASVPAAAAQPVIAPSPEEEVIVTPAVEDIPARDLNAKPPKGLELQPLAPQQAAPPTSSSQPDPASHVGDPLTLWMDELTPMEKAAANL; from the coding sequence ATGGCCGTTAAAAATGCGCCGACAGAAGCGGGCGTCTATATCAATGACCGCGAAGTCGCGCGCTTTCGCTCCGCGTTCAAGGGCGCCTCGGCTCTGATGCGCGCCAAACGCATGGCCGATGGCTTATACGCGCACCTCTCGGCGCAAGGCGACGCGCGGGCGATCACGCCGGGATTATCCGGCAAAACCCCTGTGCTGCGCGCAGGTAAAGCCGATCTGGCTGAGTTGGACGCGCAAAGCGCCAAACTGGCGCGTCAGGCCGACGAGCGTCAGTTGGCGCTCATCTGGGCCAATCAGATTCGCCAGGCGCTGGGCGCGCCCGCCATTAGCCACGGCATGCCGATTGCTTCGAGAAGCCTGATCACGCGCGAAGAGACCCGCACGCCGGTGGCGACGAGCAAAGCCGTGTCGCTGGATAAATTTTCGGCGTCCGGCGGCGCCCGCTTGGGGTCTGGCATGGCGTCGTGGTACGGGCCCGGCTTCCATGGCCGGCGCTGCGCAGACGGCACGCGCTTTGATATGAATCAACTGACCGCCGCCCATCGATCGCTGCCCTTTGGTACGCTGGTGCGCGTGCGCAACACTCGAACGGGCAAAAGCGTTGTGGTACGCGTCTCCGATCGCGGCCCCTTCATTGCAGGGCGGATTCTGGACGTCTCCCGCGGCGCGGCCGTTGCGCTGGGCATGCTGGGATCGGGCGTCGCCCCGGTATCGATTGAATCTGTCGGCAAGTTGTCGGCGTCCGTCTGGCGCGCGGCGACCCAGAACGCGGGATCGGCCTCCGTCGCCCGCACATCGGTGAAGACGGCAGCGCCTCTTGCGCTGAAAGTTTCCCCGGCGCCCGCTATTCAACCGCAACTGGAAGTAGACGCGCGCGCTGTCGCCCAACTGGCACAGGCCTCGGTTCCCGCAGCAGCGGCGCAGCCGGTTATCGCGCCGTCTCCAGAAGAAGAAGTCATTGTCACGCCTGCGGTCGAGGATATTCCGGCGCGCGATCTGAACGCCAAACCGCCCAAGGGGTTGGAGCTTCAGCCGCTGGCTCCCCAGCAGGCCGCGCCGCCCACGTCTTCTTCGCAACCCGACCCGGCATCTCACGTTGGCGATCCGCTCACGCTGTGGATGGATGAGCTGACGCCGATGGAAAAAGCCGCCGCCAATCTCTGA
- a CDS encoding SDR family NAD(P)-dependent oxidoreductase, whose translation MPTPDFSGKTFLVTGAAGFIGSHLTAQLLARGAQVVGVDDFNPYYDPAIKEANVAPFAHHDGFELYRCDIRDLQALTAVFHRRGGDMVSGGIVHLAARAGVRPSLKEPRLYLETNVTGTLNLLELARAHEIGKFVFASSSSVYGDSPDTAPFNETQDVSRPISPYAATKAMGEALLHTYSHLYGIQAVALRFFTVYGPGQRPDLAIHKFTRLIDQGLSIPVFGDGSTRRDYTYIDDIIQGVVAAIAYEQTPFEIFNLGESQTTTLTALIERIEDALGKRAVRDPQPAQPGDVSVTFANIDKARRVLGYQPQTPVSEGIPRFVDWYRAYYAGHRQPAVVLAR comes from the coding sequence ATGCCGACCCCTGATTTTTCTGGAAAAACCTTTCTCGTCACCGGGGCCGCCGGATTTATCGGCTCGCACCTGACAGCGCAGTTGCTGGCGCGCGGCGCGCAGGTCGTGGGCGTCGACGACTTTAACCCGTACTACGACCCGGCTATTAAAGAAGCCAATGTCGCCCCCTTCGCGCATCACGACGGTTTTGAGCTGTATCGCTGCGATATTCGGGACTTACAGGCGCTGACCGCTGTCTTTCACCGTCGCGGAGGCGATATGGTCAGCGGCGGCATTGTTCATCTGGCGGCGCGCGCGGGCGTGCGGCCTTCGCTCAAAGAGCCGCGCCTGTATCTGGAAACCAACGTCACAGGCACGTTGAATCTGCTGGAACTGGCGCGCGCGCACGAGATTGGCAAGTTTGTCTTCGCCTCTTCCAGCTCAGTCTATGGCGACAGCCCAGACACAGCCCCCTTCAACGAAACCCAGGACGTGTCGCGCCCGATTTCGCCGTATGCGGCCACCAAGGCCATGGGCGAGGCGTTGTTGCATACGTACAGCCATCTGTACGGGATTCAGGCCGTCGCGCTGCGTTTCTTTACGGTCTACGGCCCCGGTCAACGCCCGGATCTCGCCATTCACAAGTTTACGCGCCTGATCGATCAGGGGCTGTCCATTCCTGTCTTCGGCGACGGCAGTACGCGGCGCGATTATACCTATATCGACGATATTATTCAGGGCGTAGTGGCGGCGATCGCCTACGAGCAAACGCCGTTTGAGATTTTCAATCTGGGTGAATCCCAGACGACGACGCTCACCGCGCTGATTGAACGTATCGAGGACGCTCTCGGCAAGCGCGCGGTGCGTGATCCGCAACCGGCGCAGCCCGGCGACGTCTCGGTGACCTTCGCCAATATCGATAAGGCGCGCCGTGTCCTGGGCTATCAGCCTCAGACGCCGGTCAGCGAGGGGATTCCGCGTTTTGTTGACTGGTATCGCGCCTATTACGCGGGCCATCGCCAGCCGGCGGTCGTGTTAGCGCGATAA